One Bombus pyrosoma isolate SC7728 linkage group LG11, ASM1482585v1, whole genome shotgun sequence DNA segment encodes these proteins:
- the LOC122573247 gene encoding protein masquerade isoform X2 translates to MRKAKMILRTVPGGIVLFLLLSGSIAAQDDDSLAGSFLSGLLDSITSTANSADCPGVCVHAFATLICYEVLEDVECPTSMRCCIEAPINGTGTSESAAPPHDDDSTSTIITTVKTTTTTSTTTPSTTTALTTVSSTTSVKATSENQKEAANKTSSKTCSGICMAERIADYCDAVLVIDTLCKPGYKCCVSRDAFGDSPPPELLVIDRTNSSRIDEKTGLNTSYKGSSPFTTVRSNMITSTSIASTTIATTTTIAKQPTTTTRPKITVRKPCKGECVSGFFALLCDKVDGEAECPDDGSCCVIDAFLKTETTTTTTVGPTTKPPEPKLQPCPGFCLLTIMAAFCERPNAIIAKTSTCQSGYICCDNTKSSPQTPRPRPRPTPRPSITTVSLPRDTRAECPGSCIVSYLSFTCFRNAELTNLFKCKKQGHQCCAPKSLIREINGGNSSEAILTNRNDTMYVTSRPYTTPFTTAICKLYINDIQVKDLFKIFARAVFNLSCNFERFRTTYYSIQRHDIFIHNRVLYFNTGMENLSKIYLYVKNYTNFVDETTTMMTTMRSPVYSKYVCGVKGTSRGPIQARSLERGARVVGGEDADANEWCWQVALINSLNQYLCGGALIGTQWVLTAAHCVTNIVRSGDAIYVRVGDHDLTRKYGSPGAQTLRVATTYIHHNHNSQTLDNDIALLKLHGQAELKDGVCLVCLPARGVSHTAGKRCTVTGYGYMGEAGPIPLRVREAEIPIVSDAECIRKVNAVTEKIFILPASSFCAGGEQGNDACQGDGGGPLVCQDDGFYELAGLVSWGFGCGRLDVPGVYVKVSAFIGWINQIISVNNL, encoded by the exons atgagGAAAGCGAAGATGATACTAAGAACAGTCCCTGGGGGCATCGTCCTTTTCCTCCTACTTAGCGGATCGATCGCTGCTCAGGACGACGATTCTTTGGCTGGCAGTTTCTTGTCAG gTCTGTTAGATTCCATAACAAGTACAGCCAACAGTGCAGACTGCCCAGGCGTGTGTGTACACGCATTTGCAACGTTAATATGTTACGAAGTTCTTGAGGATGTAGAGTGCCCTACTAGTATGCGATGTTGTATCGAGGCACCTATAAATGGTACCGGAACTTCTGAAAGTGCAGCCCCTCCTCATGACGATGACTCTACTTCAACTATTATCACTACCGTTAAGACAACGACAACTACGAGCACAACAACACCTTCAACAACTACAGCACTTACAACCGTATCTTCAACAACTTCCGTAAAAGCTACTTCT GAAAATCAGAAAGAAGCAGCGAATAAAACAtcat cAAAAACGTGTTCAGGAATTTGTATGGCAGAGAGAATCGCCGATTACTGCGATGCGGTTCTGGTAATAGACACCCTTTGCAAGCCAGGATATAAATGTTGCGTATCCAGAGATGCGTTTGGAGATTCACCTCCGCCAGAACTACTAGTCATTGACCGAACGAATTCAAGCCGCATCGATGAAAAGACTGGTCTCAATACATCTTACAAAGGTTCTTCACCTTTTACAACTGTAAGATCAAATATGATTACCTCTACGAGCATAGCTAGCACTACGATAGCAACGACTACTACGATAGCGAAACAACCAACAACTACGACAAGACCAAAAATTACGGTGAGAAAGCCGTGTAAAGGTGAATGCGTTAGTGGCTTCTTCGCTCTTTTATGCGATAAAGTGGATGGAGAAGCTGAATGCCCTGATGATGGATCTTGTTGCGTTATCGACGCTTTCTTAAAAACT GAAACGACGACAACAACGACAGTTGGACCAACAACGAAACCGCCGGAACCAAAATTACAACCATGTCCCGGATTTTGCTTGTTAACCATTATGGCAGCCTTCTGTGAACGGCCAAACGCAATAATAGCGAAGACTTCGACTTGTCAATCCGGATATATTTGTTGTGACAACACGAAAAGCTCGCCGCAG ACACCAAGGCCAAGGCCAAGGCCCACACCGAGACCATCGATTACTACAGTTTCTTTACCACGAGACACACGTGCAGAGTGTCCTGGATCGTGTATTGTTTCCTATTTATCATTCACTTGTTTCA gAAACGCTGAACTGACGAATTTGTTTAAATGTAAGAAACAAGGGCATCAATGTTGTGCTCCAAAATCATTGATACGAGAAATCAACGGTGGAAATTCTAGCGAAGCAATTTTGACTAATAGAAATGACACCATGTATGTTACTTCAAGGCCATACACAACACCATTTACAACAGCTATATGTAAGTTATACATTAATGACATTCAAGTTAAAGATTTATTCAAGATATTCGCACGAGcggtttttaatttatcttgtaattttgaaAGATTTCGTACAACATACTACAGCATACAACGTCACGATATATTTATCCATAATCgtgtattgtattttaatacaggAATGGAgaatttaagtaaaatttatttatatgtaaaaaattacacTAACTTTGTAGATGAAACAACAACGATGATGACAACTATGAGAAGCCCCGTGTACAGTAAATACGTGTGTGGTGTAAAAGGAACCTCCCGCGGACCGATTCAAGCACGTAGTCTTGAAAGAGGAGCACGAGTTGTCGGAGGGGAAGATGCAGATGCCAATGAATGGTGTTGGCAGGTTGCGCTGATTAATTCCTTGAATCAGTACCTCTGCGGTGGTGCACTCATCGGCACGCAATGGGTCTTGACAGCTGCACACTGTGTAACAAA TATTGTACGATCTGGGGATGCGATTTATGTAAGGGTAGGTGATCACGATTTGACGAGAAAATATGGAAGTCCTGGTGCTCAAACTCTGCGAGTGGCAACCACTTACATTCATCATAATCATAATAGTCAGACTCTTGATAACGATATAGCGCTATTAAAGCTTCATGGACAAGCAGAGCTTAAGGATGGCGTTTGCCTAGTATGTTTACCTGCACGAGGGGTTAGTCATACAGCTGGTAAACGATGTACCGTCACTGGTTACGGATATATGGGAGAAG CTGGTCCTATCCCGCTTCGAGTACGAGAAGCTGAGATACCAATTGTAAGCGACGCAGAATGTATACGTAAAGTGAATGCCGTAActgaaaaaattttcattttgccaGCAAGTAGTTTTTGCGCTGGTGGCGAACAAGGAAACGATGCGTGTCAG GGCGACGGTGGAGGTCCTTTAGTATGTCAAGATGACGGATTCTACGAATTAGCTGGACTGGTGTCATGGGGTTTTGGTTGCGGAAGATTGGATGTTCCTGGAGTTTATGTCAAAGTTTCGGCGTTCATTGGTTGGATCAACCAAATTATTTCCGTAAATAATCTTTAG
- the LOC122573247 gene encoding protein masquerade isoform X3 — protein MFFLFRRHISSSNEDVKKKRLLDSITSTANSADCPGVCVHAFATLICYEVLEDVECPTSMRCCIEAPINGTGTSESAAPPHDDDSTSTIITTVKTTTTTSTTTPSTTTALTTVSSTTSVKATSENQKEAANKTSSKTCSGICMAERIADYCDAVLVIDTLCKPGYKCCVSRDAFGDSPPPELLVIDRTNSSRIDEKTGLNTSYKGSSPFTTVRSNMITSTSIASTTIATTTTIAKQPTTTTRPKITVRKPCKGECVSGFFALLCDKVDGEAECPDDGSCCVIDAFLKTETTTTTTVGPTTKPPEPKLQPCPGFCLLTIMAAFCERPNAIIAKTSTCQSGYICCDNTKSSPQTVNVVTPSSPYQTPRPRPRPTPRPSITTVSLPRDTRAECPGSCIVSYLSFTCFRNAELTNLFKCKKQGHQCCAPKSLIREINGGNSSEAILTNRNDTMYVTSRPYTTPFTTAICKLYINDIQVKDLFKIFARAVFNLSCNFERFRTTYYSIQRHDIFIHNRVLYFNTGMENLSKIYLYVKNYTNFVDETTTMMTTMRSPVYSKYVCGVKGTSRGPIQARSLERGARVVGGEDADANEWCWQVALINSLNQYLCGGALIGTQWVLTAAHCVTNIVRSGDAIYVRVGDHDLTRKYGSPGAQTLRVATTYIHHNHNSQTLDNDIALLKLHGQAELKDGVCLVCLPARGVSHTAGKRCTVTGYGYMGEAGPIPLRVREAEIPIVSDAECIRKVNAVTEKIFILPASSFCAGGEQGNDACQGDGGGPLVCQDDGFYELAGLVSWGFGCGRLDVPGVYVKVSAFIGWINQIISVNNL, from the exons atgttctttttatttcggaGACATATTTCTAGTTCCAATGAAGACGTAAAGAAAAAGC gTCTGTTAGATTCCATAACAAGTACAGCCAACAGTGCAGACTGCCCAGGCGTGTGTGTACACGCATTTGCAACGTTAATATGTTACGAAGTTCTTGAGGATGTAGAGTGCCCTACTAGTATGCGATGTTGTATCGAGGCACCTATAAATGGTACCGGAACTTCTGAAAGTGCAGCCCCTCCTCATGACGATGACTCTACTTCAACTATTATCACTACCGTTAAGACAACGACAACTACGAGCACAACAACACCTTCAACAACTACAGCACTTACAACCGTATCTTCAACAACTTCCGTAAAAGCTACTTCT GAAAATCAGAAAGAAGCAGCGAATAAAACAtcat cAAAAACGTGTTCAGGAATTTGTATGGCAGAGAGAATCGCCGATTACTGCGATGCGGTTCTGGTAATAGACACCCTTTGCAAGCCAGGATATAAATGTTGCGTATCCAGAGATGCGTTTGGAGATTCACCTCCGCCAGAACTACTAGTCATTGACCGAACGAATTCAAGCCGCATCGATGAAAAGACTGGTCTCAATACATCTTACAAAGGTTCTTCACCTTTTACAACTGTAAGATCAAATATGATTACCTCTACGAGCATAGCTAGCACTACGATAGCAACGACTACTACGATAGCGAAACAACCAACAACTACGACAAGACCAAAAATTACGGTGAGAAAGCCGTGTAAAGGTGAATGCGTTAGTGGCTTCTTCGCTCTTTTATGCGATAAAGTGGATGGAGAAGCTGAATGCCCTGATGATGGATCTTGTTGCGTTATCGACGCTTTCTTAAAAACT GAAACGACGACAACAACGACAGTTGGACCAACAACGAAACCGCCGGAACCAAAATTACAACCATGTCCCGGATTTTGCTTGTTAACCATTATGGCAGCCTTCTGTGAACGGCCAAACGCAATAATAGCGAAGACTTCGACTTGTCAATCCGGATATATTTGTTGTGACAACACGAAAAGCTCGCCGCAG ACAGTAAACGTAGTGACACCATCTTCTCCGTATCAGACACCAAGGCCAAGGCCAAGGCCCACACCGAGACCATCGATTACTACAGTTTCTTTACCACGAGACACACGTGCAGAGTGTCCTGGATCGTGTATTGTTTCCTATTTATCATTCACTTGTTTCA gAAACGCTGAACTGACGAATTTGTTTAAATGTAAGAAACAAGGGCATCAATGTTGTGCTCCAAAATCATTGATACGAGAAATCAACGGTGGAAATTCTAGCGAAGCAATTTTGACTAATAGAAATGACACCATGTATGTTACTTCAAGGCCATACACAACACCATTTACAACAGCTATATGTAAGTTATACATTAATGACATTCAAGTTAAAGATTTATTCAAGATATTCGCACGAGcggtttttaatttatcttgtaattttgaaAGATTTCGTACAACATACTACAGCATACAACGTCACGATATATTTATCCATAATCgtgtattgtattttaatacaggAATGGAgaatttaagtaaaatttatttatatgtaaaaaattacacTAACTTTGTAGATGAAACAACAACGATGATGACAACTATGAGAAGCCCCGTGTACAGTAAATACGTGTGTGGTGTAAAAGGAACCTCCCGCGGACCGATTCAAGCACGTAGTCTTGAAAGAGGAGCACGAGTTGTCGGAGGGGAAGATGCAGATGCCAATGAATGGTGTTGGCAGGTTGCGCTGATTAATTCCTTGAATCAGTACCTCTGCGGTGGTGCACTCATCGGCACGCAATGGGTCTTGACAGCTGCACACTGTGTAACAAA TATTGTACGATCTGGGGATGCGATTTATGTAAGGGTAGGTGATCACGATTTGACGAGAAAATATGGAAGTCCTGGTGCTCAAACTCTGCGAGTGGCAACCACTTACATTCATCATAATCATAATAGTCAGACTCTTGATAACGATATAGCGCTATTAAAGCTTCATGGACAAGCAGAGCTTAAGGATGGCGTTTGCCTAGTATGTTTACCTGCACGAGGGGTTAGTCATACAGCTGGTAAACGATGTACCGTCACTGGTTACGGATATATGGGAGAAG CTGGTCCTATCCCGCTTCGAGTACGAGAAGCTGAGATACCAATTGTAAGCGACGCAGAATGTATACGTAAAGTGAATGCCGTAActgaaaaaattttcattttgccaGCAAGTAGTTTTTGCGCTGGTGGCGAACAAGGAAACGATGCGTGTCAG GGCGACGGTGGAGGTCCTTTAGTATGTCAAGATGACGGATTCTACGAATTAGCTGGACTGGTGTCATGGGGTTTTGGTTGCGGAAGATTGGATGTTCCTGGAGTTTATGTCAAAGTTTCGGCGTTCATTGGTTGGATCAACCAAATTATTTCCGTAAATAATCTTTAG
- the LOC122573247 gene encoding protein masquerade isoform X6, translated as MRKAKMILRTVPGGIVLFLLLSGSIAAQDDDSLAGSFLSGLLDSITSTANSADCPGVCVHAFATLICYEVLEDVECPTSMRCCIEAPINGTGTSESAAPPHDDDSTSTIITTVKTTTTTSTTTPSTTTALTTVSSTTSVKATSENQKEAANKTSSKTCSGICMAERIADYCDAVLVIDTLCKPGYKCCVSRDAFGDSPPPELLVIDRTNSSRIDEKTGLNTSYKGSSPFTTVRSNMITSTSIASTTIATTTTIAKQPTTTTRPKITVRKPCKGECVSGFFALLCDKVDGEAECPDDGSCCVIDAFLKTETTTTTTVGPTTKPPEPKLQPCPGFCLLTIMAAFCERPNAIIAKTSTCQSGYICCDNTKSSPQTPRPRPRPTPRPSITTVSLPRDTRAECPGSCIVSYLSFTCFRNAELTNLFKCKKQGHQCCAPKSLIREINGGNSSEAILTNRNDTMYVTSRPYTTPFTTAIYETTTMMTTMRSPVYSKYVCGVKGTSRGPIQARSLERGARVVGGEDADANEWCWQVALINSLNQYLCGGALIGTQWVLTAAHCVTNIVRSGDAIYVRVGDHDLTRKYGSPGAQTLRVATTYIHHNHNSQTLDNDIALLKLHGQAELKDGVCLVCLPARGVSHTAGKRCTVTGYGYMGEAGPIPLRVREAEIPIVSDAECIRKVNAVTEKIFILPASSFCAGGEQGNDACQGDGGGPLVCQDDGFYELAGLVSWGFGCGRLDVPGVYVKVSAFIGWINQIISVNNL; from the exons atgagGAAAGCGAAGATGATACTAAGAACAGTCCCTGGGGGCATCGTCCTTTTCCTCCTACTTAGCGGATCGATCGCTGCTCAGGACGACGATTCTTTGGCTGGCAGTTTCTTGTCAG gTCTGTTAGATTCCATAACAAGTACAGCCAACAGTGCAGACTGCCCAGGCGTGTGTGTACACGCATTTGCAACGTTAATATGTTACGAAGTTCTTGAGGATGTAGAGTGCCCTACTAGTATGCGATGTTGTATCGAGGCACCTATAAATGGTACCGGAACTTCTGAAAGTGCAGCCCCTCCTCATGACGATGACTCTACTTCAACTATTATCACTACCGTTAAGACAACGACAACTACGAGCACAACAACACCTTCAACAACTACAGCACTTACAACCGTATCTTCAACAACTTCCGTAAAAGCTACTTCT GAAAATCAGAAAGAAGCAGCGAATAAAACAtcat cAAAAACGTGTTCAGGAATTTGTATGGCAGAGAGAATCGCCGATTACTGCGATGCGGTTCTGGTAATAGACACCCTTTGCAAGCCAGGATATAAATGTTGCGTATCCAGAGATGCGTTTGGAGATTCACCTCCGCCAGAACTACTAGTCATTGACCGAACGAATTCAAGCCGCATCGATGAAAAGACTGGTCTCAATACATCTTACAAAGGTTCTTCACCTTTTACAACTGTAAGATCAAATATGATTACCTCTACGAGCATAGCTAGCACTACGATAGCAACGACTACTACGATAGCGAAACAACCAACAACTACGACAAGACCAAAAATTACGGTGAGAAAGCCGTGTAAAGGTGAATGCGTTAGTGGCTTCTTCGCTCTTTTATGCGATAAAGTGGATGGAGAAGCTGAATGCCCTGATGATGGATCTTGTTGCGTTATCGACGCTTTCTTAAAAACT GAAACGACGACAACAACGACAGTTGGACCAACAACGAAACCGCCGGAACCAAAATTACAACCATGTCCCGGATTTTGCTTGTTAACCATTATGGCAGCCTTCTGTGAACGGCCAAACGCAATAATAGCGAAGACTTCGACTTGTCAATCCGGATATATTTGTTGTGACAACACGAAAAGCTCGCCGCAG ACACCAAGGCCAAGGCCAAGGCCCACACCGAGACCATCGATTACTACAGTTTCTTTACCACGAGACACACGTGCAGAGTGTCCTGGATCGTGTATTGTTTCCTATTTATCATTCACTTGTTTCA gAAACGCTGAACTGACGAATTTGTTTAAATGTAAGAAACAAGGGCATCAATGTTGTGCTCCAAAATCATTGATACGAGAAATCAACGGTGGAAATTCTAGCGAAGCAATTTTGACTAATAGAAATGACACCATGTATGTTACTTCAAGGCCATACACAACACCATTTACAACAGCTATAT ATGAAACAACAACGATGATGACAACTATGAGAAGCCCCGTGTACAGTAAATACGTGTGTGGTGTAAAAGGAACCTCCCGCGGACCGATTCAAGCACGTAGTCTTGAAAGAGGAGCACGAGTTGTCGGAGGGGAAGATGCAGATGCCAATGAATGGTGTTGGCAGGTTGCGCTGATTAATTCCTTGAATCAGTACCTCTGCGGTGGTGCACTCATCGGCACGCAATGGGTCTTGACAGCTGCACACTGTGTAACAAA TATTGTACGATCTGGGGATGCGATTTATGTAAGGGTAGGTGATCACGATTTGACGAGAAAATATGGAAGTCCTGGTGCTCAAACTCTGCGAGTGGCAACCACTTACATTCATCATAATCATAATAGTCAGACTCTTGATAACGATATAGCGCTATTAAAGCTTCATGGACAAGCAGAGCTTAAGGATGGCGTTTGCCTAGTATGTTTACCTGCACGAGGGGTTAGTCATACAGCTGGTAAACGATGTACCGTCACTGGTTACGGATATATGGGAGAAG CTGGTCCTATCCCGCTTCGAGTACGAGAAGCTGAGATACCAATTGTAAGCGACGCAGAATGTATACGTAAAGTGAATGCCGTAActgaaaaaattttcattttgccaGCAAGTAGTTTTTGCGCTGGTGGCGAACAAGGAAACGATGCGTGTCAG GGCGACGGTGGAGGTCCTTTAGTATGTCAAGATGACGGATTCTACGAATTAGCTGGACTGGTGTCATGGGGTTTTGGTTGCGGAAGATTGGATGTTCCTGGAGTTTATGTCAAAGTTTCGGCGTTCATTGGTTGGATCAACCAAATTATTTCCGTAAATAATCTTTAG
- the LOC122573247 gene encoding protein masquerade isoform X5, with the protein MRKAKMILRTVPGGIVLFLLLSGSIAAQDDDSLAGSFLSGLLDSITSTANSADCPGVCVHAFATLICYEVLEDVECPTSMRCCIEAPINGTGTSESAAPPHDDDSTSTIITTVKTTTTTSTTTPSTTTALTTVSSTTSVKATSENQKEAANKTSSKTCSGICMAERIADYCDAVLVIDTLCKPGYKCCVSRDAFGDSPPPELLVIDRTNSSRIDEKTGLNTSYKGSSPFTTVRSNMITSTSIASTTIATTTTIAKQPTTTTRPKITVRKPCKGECVSGFFALLCDKVDGEAECPDDGSCCVIDAFLKTETTTTTTVGPTTKPPEPKLQPCPGFCLLTIMAAFCERPNAIIAKTSTCQSGYICCDNTKSSPQTVNVVTPSSPYQTPRPRPRPTPRPSITTVSLPRDTRAECPGSCIVSYLSFTCFRNAELTNLFKCKKQGHQCCAPKSLIREINGGNSSEAILTNRNDTMYVTSRPYTTPFTTAIYETTTMMTTMRSPVYSKYVCGVKGTSRGPIQARSLERGARVVGGEDADANEWCWQVALINSLNQYLCGGALIGTQWVLTAAHCVTNIVRSGDAIYVRVGDHDLTRKYGSPGAQTLRVATTYIHHNHNSQTLDNDIALLKLHGQAELKDGVCLVCLPARGVSHTAGKRCTVTGYGYMGEAGPIPLRVREAEIPIVSDAECIRKVNAVTEKIFILPASSFCAGGEQGNDACQGDGGGPLVCQDDGFYELAGLVSWGFGCGRLDVPGVYVKVSAFIGWINQIISVNNL; encoded by the exons atgagGAAAGCGAAGATGATACTAAGAACAGTCCCTGGGGGCATCGTCCTTTTCCTCCTACTTAGCGGATCGATCGCTGCTCAGGACGACGATTCTTTGGCTGGCAGTTTCTTGTCAG gTCTGTTAGATTCCATAACAAGTACAGCCAACAGTGCAGACTGCCCAGGCGTGTGTGTACACGCATTTGCAACGTTAATATGTTACGAAGTTCTTGAGGATGTAGAGTGCCCTACTAGTATGCGATGTTGTATCGAGGCACCTATAAATGGTACCGGAACTTCTGAAAGTGCAGCCCCTCCTCATGACGATGACTCTACTTCAACTATTATCACTACCGTTAAGACAACGACAACTACGAGCACAACAACACCTTCAACAACTACAGCACTTACAACCGTATCTTCAACAACTTCCGTAAAAGCTACTTCT GAAAATCAGAAAGAAGCAGCGAATAAAACAtcat cAAAAACGTGTTCAGGAATTTGTATGGCAGAGAGAATCGCCGATTACTGCGATGCGGTTCTGGTAATAGACACCCTTTGCAAGCCAGGATATAAATGTTGCGTATCCAGAGATGCGTTTGGAGATTCACCTCCGCCAGAACTACTAGTCATTGACCGAACGAATTCAAGCCGCATCGATGAAAAGACTGGTCTCAATACATCTTACAAAGGTTCTTCACCTTTTACAACTGTAAGATCAAATATGATTACCTCTACGAGCATAGCTAGCACTACGATAGCAACGACTACTACGATAGCGAAACAACCAACAACTACGACAAGACCAAAAATTACGGTGAGAAAGCCGTGTAAAGGTGAATGCGTTAGTGGCTTCTTCGCTCTTTTATGCGATAAAGTGGATGGAGAAGCTGAATGCCCTGATGATGGATCTTGTTGCGTTATCGACGCTTTCTTAAAAACT GAAACGACGACAACAACGACAGTTGGACCAACAACGAAACCGCCGGAACCAAAATTACAACCATGTCCCGGATTTTGCTTGTTAACCATTATGGCAGCCTTCTGTGAACGGCCAAACGCAATAATAGCGAAGACTTCGACTTGTCAATCCGGATATATTTGTTGTGACAACACGAAAAGCTCGCCGCAG ACAGTAAACGTAGTGACACCATCTTCTCCGTATCAGACACCAAGGCCAAGGCCAAGGCCCACACCGAGACCATCGATTACTACAGTTTCTTTACCACGAGACACACGTGCAGAGTGTCCTGGATCGTGTATTGTTTCCTATTTATCATTCACTTGTTTCA gAAACGCTGAACTGACGAATTTGTTTAAATGTAAGAAACAAGGGCATCAATGTTGTGCTCCAAAATCATTGATACGAGAAATCAACGGTGGAAATTCTAGCGAAGCAATTTTGACTAATAGAAATGACACCATGTATGTTACTTCAAGGCCATACACAACACCATTTACAACAGCTATAT ATGAAACAACAACGATGATGACAACTATGAGAAGCCCCGTGTACAGTAAATACGTGTGTGGTGTAAAAGGAACCTCCCGCGGACCGATTCAAGCACGTAGTCTTGAAAGAGGAGCACGAGTTGTCGGAGGGGAAGATGCAGATGCCAATGAATGGTGTTGGCAGGTTGCGCTGATTAATTCCTTGAATCAGTACCTCTGCGGTGGTGCACTCATCGGCACGCAATGGGTCTTGACAGCTGCACACTGTGTAACAAA TATTGTACGATCTGGGGATGCGATTTATGTAAGGGTAGGTGATCACGATTTGACGAGAAAATATGGAAGTCCTGGTGCTCAAACTCTGCGAGTGGCAACCACTTACATTCATCATAATCATAATAGTCAGACTCTTGATAACGATATAGCGCTATTAAAGCTTCATGGACAAGCAGAGCTTAAGGATGGCGTTTGCCTAGTATGTTTACCTGCACGAGGGGTTAGTCATACAGCTGGTAAACGATGTACCGTCACTGGTTACGGATATATGGGAGAAG CTGGTCCTATCCCGCTTCGAGTACGAGAAGCTGAGATACCAATTGTAAGCGACGCAGAATGTATACGTAAAGTGAATGCCGTAActgaaaaaattttcattttgccaGCAAGTAGTTTTTGCGCTGGTGGCGAACAAGGAAACGATGCGTGTCAG GGCGACGGTGGAGGTCCTTTAGTATGTCAAGATGACGGATTCTACGAATTAGCTGGACTGGTGTCATGGGGTTTTGGTTGCGGAAGATTGGATGTTCCTGGAGTTTATGTCAAAGTTTCGGCGTTCATTGGTTGGATCAACCAAATTATTTCCGTAAATAATCTTTAG